CATTAACACAGCTTAAGAAAaagatttccattaaaaaaaacccattggttagctcaaggtttgagaaaagtttaaGTTCAGGTagaaccaggtgtcatcatgaCAACACAAAATTTACAAgaaaccttttaattttgtatagcgGGGGGacaaaaaaaagtctgccacttgGCGTCTATTTCCTCTGCTTAGGGACCCCTAGCCTTGTTACCCTCTGTGTAGCTTATTGGTTATACTGCAAGGAACCAATTCTATGTTAGAACTGTCTCTTTGATTTGCTTCTCCTTTTTATAATCGTATAATGAGCTTCGTCAGAGGATCCTGGCCCTCAGCCTGTTAAATTGCCTTTGTTCACGTCACAGAGAGATAATTTAAACCGCCCAACTGTGAATGGCTACAAGAAATACATGCCTGCCCTGAAGCTGACCATTCCCGGAGTTGGCCCTTTTTACTTCCTTATTGCCTCTCCCTCTTCTGCTTTTTGACTTTAGTTCTAAAGAACTTGAAGTCCAGATACCGACAAGATGGTCATTAAGACAGTCTGCCACCATGTCGGTTTGGCGGCTTTCTGTATAGTATCCCTTAACCTAAATATTTTTCGAGACTCATTAGCCTAGAGTACGACGAGCAGGGAGTTTGGAGCCAGCAATGAACAAGACAGATGCCAGATAGCTTAATTGGAAGACCTTAACTCTAAGATCACAGAAAAGCCCAGAAATGATTGTAATGCCCTGGCTACTTACACTGCAACAAGTTATCTTCAAATACTTCTGCGAACAAAATTAGAAAGCGAAACTTAAgccttttattaagaaaaaaaccactatactgcaaaaaacaaaataacctcTCAAACAGAAAACTCTCTAACATCACAAACTTAACACTTCAAAACAGTTATCAGTGGACAGGCTCTTTTATAGAAAAGGTAGGTGGCTCTGAAAAGAGCCTTTGGGTTCCACGAGGCCTGTAAAGACGTTTACTTGGAGCTGGTGTATTTGGTGACGGCCTTGGTGCCCTCGGACACggcgtgcttggccagctccccgGGCAGCAGCAGGCGCACGGCCgtctggatctccctggatgtgatGGTCGAACGCTTGTTGTAATGCGCCAGGCGCGACGCCTCGCCAGCGATGCGCTCGAAGATATCGTTgacgaaggagttcatgattcccaTGGCCTTGGACGAGATGCCGGTGTCCGGGTGGACCTGCTTCAGCACCTTGTACACGTACACGGAGTAGCTCTCCTTGCGGCTGCGCTTGCGCTTCTTGCCGTCCTTCTTCTGCGCCTTGGTCACCGCCTTCTTAGAACCCTTCTTCGGGGCAGGAGCGGACTTCGCTGGCTCAGGCATGGTGAAGTACTGCGGTCACAGAACCACTGAAGAAGAGGAAGCCGAAAGGCACCTTTTTAAGGACAAGGGTTTATGCAAATGAAGTGCAGTAGAGATTTCTGGTGATTGGTGCGTCTTCTGTGTGACATCACAGCTCAGCTTCGCCCAATCAAGGTAGGCATCCTGCATAGTCGCATTTCCATTGGTCTAAACAAAAGTAAAACGGTAGCCAATCGTACCGCTTTCTTTTCGCGCCCAGCGAGGGTTATAAACTTTCCGTTTCTGGGTTCGCCTCTCATTCTCCACGGTGACCGTTGATCTTGAATCATGTCTGGACGTGGCAAACAAGGCGGCAAGGCTCGCGCCAAGGCCAAGACTCGCTCTTCGCGGGCAGGACTCCAGTTCCCCGTGGGTCGAGTGCACCGCCTTCTCCGCAAGGGTAACTACGCCGAGCGGGTCGGGGCCGGGGCCCCGGTGTACCTGGCGGCGGTGCTGGAGTACCTGACGGCCGAGATCCTGGAGCTGGCGGGCAACGCGGCCCGGGACAACAAGAAGACGCGCATCATCCCTCGTCACCTGCAGCTGGCCATCCGCAACGACGAGGAGCTCAACAAGCTGCTGGGTAAAGTCACCATCGCCCAGGGTGGTGTCCTGCCCAACATCCAGGCGGTGCTGCTGCCCAAGAAGACTGAGAGCCACCATAAGGCGAAAGGCAAATAGAAGTCTGGATTACTTCGCACCAGTTTAGGTCTCAATCAAACCAAAGGCTCTTTTCAGAGCCACTTAAAAGCCCTTGGAAGAACTGAGCACTAAGTACTAAAGTTTACATACTAGATGATAGTTTAAAGTAAGCGTGTATTATGCCAACCTTGAAGCTTAGAAGACAGTCCCTTTTAAAGTGTGTCATGTAGTCTATAAACTTACCCATGAACAGATACGAGGATTTATTTACTCACTAAATATTGCCACCCTGTGCCAATTATGAGTTGGGAAGCACAAACGTTATGAAAGGTCTATTCCTTTCTGTGGCAGTTTTAAGGCCCTTTGGTTTTCCGGGTTTTAGTAATTAAAGATTACGTgtgtccagggatcaaatcaaacCTGTGCCTTAGGCCAAAGGCAATTATTGGAGGCGTTAGTTTTCTGAAAAAGACCTACTGAAACAGTGGGGCCTTGTGGGACTCCCAAACATGGGGGCCCTTTCTCCCCGTTTCTTGTAGGCAAGACTAgccttgaccttccctgagttccaaataGCAGATTTGAACAGTTGCTACTCTCAGGAGCAGACTAGAAACCACATGAGGCAAGATTGAAGAGATCAGAGAAAGTCATCAAGATTAGGAGACCTGACCAACTGATAATCCTGCATACACCCTAACCTTGTCAGCAACCACGCCCTTGAGAAGTATAAAACTCTTTTTCAAATCTTCCCAGGTTGGGACGGTTTTTTGAGACAagtttacctggtggctcagacggtaaagcgtctgcctaca
This genomic interval from Bos taurus isolate L1 Dominette 01449 registration number 42190680 breed Hereford chromosome 23, ARS-UCD2.0, whole genome shotgun sequence contains the following:
- the H2BC14 gene encoding histone H2B type 1-C/E/F/G/I — its product is MPEPAKSAPAPKKGSKKAVTKAQKKDGKKRKRSRKESYSVYVYKVLKQVHPDTGISSKAMGIMNSFVNDIFERIAGEASRLAHYNKRSTITSREIQTAVRLLLPGELAKHAVSEGTKAVTKYTSSK
- the H2AC14 gene encoding H2A clustered histone 14: MSGRGKQGGKARAKAKTRSSRAGLQFPVGRVHRLLRKGNYAERVGAGAPVYLAAVLEYLTAEILELAGNAARDNKKTRIIPRHLQLAIRNDEELNKLLGKVTIAQGGVLPNIQAVLLPKKTESHHKAKGK